A genomic region of Peromyscus eremicus chromosome 19, PerEre_H2_v1, whole genome shotgun sequence contains the following coding sequences:
- the Fam170a gene encoding LOW QUALITY PROTEIN: protein FAM170A (The sequence of the model RefSeq protein was modified relative to this genomic sequence to represent the inferred CDS: inserted 1 base in 1 codon; deleted 3 bases in 2 codons), which yields MKRRQKRKHLEIEDSQEGDEEARGISKSQEDISQPESTGVAKAQSPGVGEVSSASEYFSCVSSPHKLIHRSKGTRKLQQDSSKPRSSRDQVPEGVATNNPSQHASSSCPSYKTCVSSLCTNKRGKGMKIYYMKVKMKKGVAISWETKETSESLEKQPRMEEATLPEGVWVGAPPSDVSTRNLLSDSEPSGEEKEHEEKPESDSPPASPTVEERPRAKTPDWLVTMETGLRCMACCRVFTTMENLQEHVQFGIREGFSCHVFHLTMAQLIGNAESESIQEEEEDNAEEKERSKEKTSEEQQSTEEDXGEEKPWSQCPGCMFDSPKDRRRRKDHPDSSGSRQNATCVKGDEKSNTQSKT from the exons ATGAAAAGACGACAAAAGAGGAAACATCTGGAAATTGAAGACTCCCAGGAAGGTGATGAGGAGGCAAGAG GAATTTCAAAGTCACAAGAGGATATCTCTCAGCCTGAATCTACTGGAGTGGCCAAAGCCCAAAGCCCAGGGGTAGGGGAGGTCTCCTCTGCCTCAGAATACttctcctgtgtttcttctccACACAAGCTCATCCATCGTAGTAAGG GAACCCGGAAACTACAACAAGACAGTTCCAAGCCTAGATCATCCCGAGACCAGGTTCCCGAAGGAGTGGCAACGAACAACCCCTCACAGCACGCCTCCTCATCCTGCCCATCCTACAAGACTTGCGTGTCCTCTCTGTGTACAAACAAAAGG GGAAAGGGGATGAAAATATACTACATGAAGGTGAAAATGAAAAAGGGTGTGGCCATCTCCTGGGAAACGAAGGAAACCTCAGAGTCCCTAGAGAAGCAGCCAAGGATGGAAGAAGCCACCCTTCCCGAGGGTGTGTGGGTAGGCGCTCCACCCTCCGATGTGTCCACCAGAAACCTCCTGTCGGACAGTGAACCCAgtggggaagagaaagaacatgaagaaaaGCCAGAGTCAGACAGCCCACCAGCGTCACCCACGGTGGAAGAGAGACCCAGGGCCAAGACTCCTGACTGGCTGGTGACCATGGAGACTGGATTAAGGTGCATGGCCTGTTGCAGAGTCTTTACCACCATGGAGAACCTCCAAGAGCACGTGCAGTTTGGGATCAGGGAGGGCTTCAGCTGCCACGTCTTCCACCTCACCATGGCGCAGCTGATCGGCAATGCGGAATCAGAGAgcatccaggaggaggaagaagacaacgcagaggagaaagagagaagcaagGAAAAGACGTCGGAAGAGCAGCAGTCCACAGAGGAAG GGGGCGAAGAGAAACCCTGGAGCCAGTGTCCAGGCTGTATGTTTGATTCTCCAAAGGACAGAA gaagaagaaaggaccaTCCAGACAGCAGTGGAAGCAGACAGAAC GCCACTTGTGTAAAGGGAGACGAAAAGAGCAACACTCAGTCCAAGACATAA